In Poecilia reticulata strain Guanapo linkage group LG1, Guppy_female_1.0+MT, whole genome shotgun sequence, one genomic interval encodes:
- the LOC103471254 gene encoding nephronectin, whose product MSVRRLMLVQRRTCRNTFGSFACVCSDGFVMGSLQGSVECRDKDECLVGEQSCSRHARCINTQGSYSCLCLEDHYGNGRSCWPSRAPLSKAAMFLTCKLSKRTRPEHTVFF is encoded by the exons ATGAGTGTCAGGAGGCTGATGCTCGTCCAGCGGCGGACCTGCAGGAACACCTTCGGCAGCTTCGCTTGCGTCTGCAGTGACGGCTTCGTCATGGGAAGTCTGCAGGGATCAGTGGAGTGTCGAG ATAAAGACGAGTGTCTCGTTggagagcagagctgcagccgCCACGCTCGGTGCATCAACACCCAGGGCTCGTACTCGTGTCTGTGTTTAGAAGACCATTATGGAAACGGACGGTCCTGCTGGCCCAGCAGAGCGCCACTGTCCAAGGCGGCCATGTTCCTCACCTGCAAACTGTCCAAACGGACCAGACCCGAACACACCGTGTTCTTCTAG